A single Blastopirellula retiformator DNA region contains:
- a CDS encoding AAA family ATPase produces the protein MSDSPLQADAAAVERIAAARRQIHEQLSQIIVGQTDVIEELLISLISRGHCLLEGVPGLAKTLMISSLAKTLNLSFSRIQFTPDLMPADITGTEIIEENRSTGHREFRFLEGPLFSNIILADEINRTPPKTQAALLEAMQERQVTVGRVRHELSDPFFVLATQNPIEQEGTYPLPEAQQDRFMFKVFVKYPNFDDEFEIARRTTGGAKGEIAPVLTGEELIELQKIVREVPITDHVIRFALSLVRQTRIGGAGTPDFVQDLVSWGAGPRAVQFLILGGKARALLHGRTHVSTEDIQALAKPVLRHRISVNFAAESDGISPDDIIDRILESTPTKEDELTSDARFQKIFAS, from the coding sequence ATGTCCGACTCTCCCCTTCAGGCAGACGCCGCTGCGGTCGAGAGAATTGCCGCCGCTCGTCGTCAGATTCATGAGCAGCTTTCGCAAATCATCGTCGGGCAGACCGACGTGATCGAAGAATTGCTGATCTCGCTGATCAGCCGAGGTCACTGCCTGTTGGAAGGGGTGCCGGGGCTGGCCAAGACGTTGATGATCAGCTCGCTGGCCAAGACGCTGAATCTCAGCTTCAGCCGCATCCAATTTACGCCTGACTTGATGCCGGCCGACATCACCGGCACCGAGATCATCGAAGAGAACCGTTCGACCGGCCATCGCGAATTCCGCTTCCTGGAAGGCCCGCTCTTCTCGAACATTATTCTCGCCGACGAAATCAACCGTACGCCTCCCAAGACGCAAGCGGCGCTACTCGAAGCGATGCAGGAGCGTCAGGTCACCGTCGGCCGCGTTCGCCACGAACTGTCCGACCCGTTCTTCGTGTTGGCGACGCAAAACCCGATCGAACAGGAAGGTACTTACCCGCTGCCGGAAGCGCAGCAAGACCGCTTCATGTTCAAGGTCTTTGTGAAGTACCCGAACTTTGACGATGAGTTTGAAATCGCCCGCCGCACCACCGGCGGCGCCAAAGGCGAAATCGCCCCGGTGCTGACCGGCGAAGAGCTGATCGAACTGCAAAAAATCGTCCGCGAAGTTCCGATTACCGACCATGTGATCCGGTTCGCCTTGTCGCTGGTCCGTCAGACCCGCATCGGCGGCGCCGGCACGCCTGACTTTGTGCAAGACCTGGTCAGCTGGGGCGCTGGTCCCCGCGCCGTTCAGTTTTTGATTCTCGGCGGCAAGGCTCGCGCGTTGCTGCATGGTCGCACCCACGTCTCGACCGAAGATATTCAGGCCCTGGCCAAACCGGTGTTGCGTCATCGCATCTCGGTGAACTTCGCCGCCGAAAGCGACGGAATCAGCCCGGACGACATTATCGATCGAATTCTGGAGTCGACCCCCACCAAGGAAGATGAGCTAACGAGCGATGCCCGATTCCAAAAGATTTTTGCATCCTGA
- a CDS encoding BatA domain-containing protein — MQFVHPALTWGFLLLLVPVLIHLINMMRRRRVQWAAMQFLLESQKRNQRSVWFKQLLLLLARMAAVALLVALLAGLTTSDQWSNLFGGGGTHHYVILDDSLSMSDRTGGVEVMDRGREVIKQIAAAAAEKRTPQRLTLLRTSRAAAGDGGVARVDISGDDVDSTFRDSLEEALRSVDSSELAIGPGEAIAAVNRFITDNVESENSLVYLVGDFRRRDWSNSQDVKQRLQELSNRAAEIHVVNCSRRNPINLGISRLAPESATLAAGVPTFLEVTVRNYSESPATGVQVKLSTYHDDEVDRKFTSAGEAFGAPHGEPTVYFEEIPPGEEVTRRAQVYFPTAGQHVAVAELPEDAVAADNRRFQILNAPPAIPVLLVDGDVQQRNAYFMNAVFQPGEAVNTGIQPMVVGPQYLRDASLETLKGFDAIYLMDVPRFDGDAVKKLKEYASAGHGVAVFAGPGSTTDALNALHEEGLLPAKVIGTKELAPPLDGEETVDFVPSDHAIFSVFRGEKNRFRNDLKFYRYYDLDATWKPEEQGAILGKLRDGRPLIVEQTVGDGSVVTFLTSLTPDWNNWSITPGFIVTALELQAYLAAGARKSSERLVGGPLRLEVDAASFRPDAQVFAPGADRMPTVKRDLVMLGKANGGAAYELDYVGVNPVTGDSLTGLSGVYDAWLTQSDGHPNLRRFALNVDPLEGDLTTTDRNELQAALAPVAFTYHTVESVDYSWSASEGFAWQDYLLYALLGLLVVEQLLAYLTSYHPPAMGGAR; from the coding sequence ATGCAGTTTGTCCATCCAGCGTTGACCTGGGGCTTTTTGCTCCTGCTCGTCCCCGTGTTGATCCATCTGATCAACATGATGCGACGTCGGCGCGTCCAATGGGCTGCGATGCAGTTTCTGCTGGAAAGCCAAAAGCGGAATCAACGCTCGGTCTGGTTCAAGCAACTGCTGCTGCTCTTGGCTCGGATGGCCGCGGTCGCCTTATTGGTGGCGTTGCTGGCCGGTCTGACCACGTCCGATCAATGGTCCAATCTGTTTGGCGGCGGGGGAACGCACCATTACGTGATCCTGGACGACAGCCTCTCGATGTCGGACCGCACCGGCGGCGTCGAGGTAATGGATCGCGGCCGCGAAGTAATCAAACAAATCGCCGCAGCCGCCGCCGAAAAGCGGACCCCGCAGCGGCTGACCTTGCTGCGAACCTCCAGAGCCGCCGCCGGCGATGGCGGAGTCGCCCGCGTCGATATCAGCGGCGACGACGTCGACTCGACCTTCCGCGATTCGCTCGAAGAGGCGCTCCGCAGCGTCGACTCCAGCGAACTGGCGATCGGCCCCGGCGAAGCGATCGCCGCCGTCAATCGCTTTATCACCGACAACGTCGAAAGCGAAAACTCCCTCGTTTACCTGGTCGGCGATTTCCGCCGCCGCGACTGGTCCAATTCGCAAGATGTAAAGCAGCGGCTGCAAGAGCTTTCCAATCGCGCGGCCGAAATCCACGTCGTCAACTGCTCGCGCCGTAACCCAATTAACCTCGGCATTTCCCGCTTGGCGCCCGAGTCGGCGACTTTGGCCGCCGGGGTGCCGACCTTCCTGGAAGTGACGGTTCGCAACTACAGCGAATCGCCCGCGACCGGCGTGCAGGTCAAACTGTCGACCTACCACGACGACGAAGTCGATCGCAAGTTCACTAGCGCCGGCGAAGCGTTTGGCGCCCCGCATGGCGAGCCGACCGTCTACTTTGAAGAGATCCCGCCGGGCGAAGAAGTGACCCGCCGGGCGCAAGTTTACTTCCCGACCGCCGGTCAACATGTCGCCGTCGCCGAACTGCCGGAAGACGCCGTCGCCGCCGACAATCGCCGCTTCCAGATCTTGAACGCTCCGCCCGCCATTCCGGTCTTGCTGGTCGATGGCGACGTCCAGCAGCGCAACGCTTACTTCATGAACGCCGTCTTCCAACCGGGCGAAGCGGTCAACACCGGCATCCAGCCGATGGTCGTCGGTCCGCAGTACCTGCGTGACGCGTCGCTCGAAACGCTGAAGGGCTTCGACGCGATCTACCTGATGGACGTCCCCCGCTTTGACGGCGACGCGGTCAAGAAGCTCAAAGAGTATGCCTCCGCCGGTCATGGCGTGGCGGTCTTCGCCGGACCTGGTTCGACGACCGACGCGCTGAACGCACTGCACGAAGAAGGTCTGTTGCCGGCCAAGGTGATCGGCACGAAGGAACTGGCCCCGCCGCTCGACGGCGAGGAAACGGTCGACTTCGTCCCGTCAGATCACGCGATCTTTTCGGTCTTCCGCGGCGAAAAGAACCGCTTTCGCAACGACCTGAAATTCTATCGGTACTACGATCTTGACGCGACGTGGAAGCCAGAAGAGCAGGGCGCCATCCTCGGCAAACTGCGCGACGGACGTCCGCTGATCGTCGAGCAAACCGTGGGGGACGGCAGCGTCGTCACCTTCCTGACCAGCTTGACGCCTGACTGGAACAACTGGTCAATCACGCCTGGTTTTATCGTCACGGCGCTCGAACTGCAGGCCTATCTCGCCGCCGGCGCCCGCAAATCGTCGGAACGCCTGGTTGGTGGCCCATTGCGGCTGGAAGTCGACGCCGCCAGCTTCCGCCCCGACGCGCAAGTTTTCGCCCCCGGCGCGGACCGGATGCCGACCGTCAAACGAGACCTGGTCATGCTCGGCAAGGCCAATGGCGGCGCGGCGTATGAACTTGATTATGTCGGCGTCAATCCCGTCACCGGCGATTCGCTGACCGGACTCTCGGGCGTCTATGACGCCTGGCTGACGCAAAGCGACGGGCATCCCAACTTGCGGCGGTTCGCCCTGAACGTCGATCCGCTGGAAGGGGACCTGACGACGACTGATCGCAACGAGCTGCAAGCGGCGCTCGCGCCGGTCGCGTTTACCTATCACACCGTCGAGTCGGTCGACTACAGCTGGAGCGCCAGCGAAGGTTTCGCCTGGCAAGATTATCTGCTGTACGCCCTGTTAGGATTGCTGGTCGTGGAACAGCTGCTGGCCTATTTGACGAGTTACCATCCTCCCGCCATGGGAGGCGCCCGCTAA
- a CDS encoding DUF58 domain-containing protein yields the protein MPDSKRFLHPEAIKTIARLELRARHIVEGFLSGMHRSPYFGQSIEFLQHREYATGDDLRHIDWKVWAKQDRFYIKQFEEETNLRCTLLVDASKSMQYGAGPLNKYEYACTAAASLAYLVLKQQDAIGCAIYDEKIRARVPMMSKRNHLLSVIKAFDENQPREKTSFLRICREAAEAYPRRGMMVVVSDLFGDVEETIKGLKLLRQRGHDVLVLHLLDDDELDFPFAGPTRFEGMETDDQLDCNPRALREGYLKSLQAFLDDVRRGCAKNTVDYELVRTSDSLGAVLSTFLSSRLGMHHRN from the coding sequence ATGCCCGATTCCAAAAGATTTTTGCATCCTGAGGCGATCAAGACGATCGCTCGGCTGGAGTTACGGGCACGGCATATCGTCGAAGGTTTTCTTTCGGGAATGCATCGCAGCCCTTACTTTGGTCAATCGATCGAGTTCTTGCAGCATCGCGAATACGCGACTGGGGACGATCTACGTCATATCGACTGGAAAGTCTGGGCCAAGCAGGACCGCTTCTACATCAAGCAGTTTGAAGAAGAGACCAACTTGCGTTGTACGCTGTTGGTCGACGCTTCCAAAAGCATGCAGTATGGCGCCGGTCCGCTCAACAAGTACGAGTACGCCTGCACGGCGGCGGCCAGCCTGGCGTATCTGGTGCTCAAGCAGCAAGACGCCATCGGCTGTGCGATCTATGACGAGAAGATCCGGGCTCGCGTTCCGATGATGAGCAAGCGCAACCACTTGCTCTCAGTCATCAAAGCCTTTGACGAAAACCAACCCCGCGAGAAGACCAGCTTCTTGCGGATCTGCCGCGAAGCGGCCGAAGCGTATCCGCGCCGCGGCATGATGGTGGTCGTCTCCGATTTGTTTGGCGACGTCGAAGAAACGATCAAAGGGCTGAAGCTGCTGCGGCAGCGGGGCCACGACGTCCTGGTATTGCACCTCCTGGATGACGACGAACTCGATTTTCCCTTCGCCGGCCCGACCCGTTTTGAAGGCATGGAGACCGACGACCAGTTGGACTGTAATCCGCGAGCGCTGCGCGAAGGCTATTTGAAATCGCTACAAGCGTTCCTCGACGACGTGCGTCGCGGCTGCGCCAAGAACACGGTCGACTACGAGCTGGTCCGCACCAGCGATTCGCTCGGCGCCGTGCTATCGACCTTTTTAAGCAGCCGCTTGGGCATGCATCACCGCAACTAA
- a CDS encoding coiled-coil domain-containing protein: protein MIKVRIFSLTASAVTVFLSLAACVSAQDAGDAAAAKPESALAERQARLAQGYSRLEDLMIKMAEIDEIENPERAKLLREAAHSSKDKLIKSQLESLVAILGDGKLKRAVDGQKDVAKDLNNLLQLLQSENRDDELKSEQERIRQYIKDTKKLLNRQRSLQGRTEGGDNTERLADGQDQLSQDAAKLAQRMKENEEPESGDGQSPEGEPSEGEGEQQPGEQKPGEEGDSKPSEGEMEPSEGSDSKPGENQSGENKPGEDGEPKESGEPKPGEQKPGEPQSGEPMPGQPQEGKPQQGQPQQGQPQQGQPQQGEPQEGQQQDQQQQQQPDFPARKRVEEAQRRMQEAKKKLDEKKTPEAIEEQKEAERELAKAIAELEEVLRQLREEEIERVLARLEARFTKMLEMQLKVYDDSERLSQVPEEQRGAAEDIQAGKLAFAEKQIVLEADKALTLLQEEGSSIAFPEALQQMRDDMENIAGRLSQSKVDPLTLTLEQDVIDSLEEMLEALKQAQKEQEERQQQQQQQQQQQGSPQDEALVNQIQELKLIKSMQVRINKRTERYAKLLRNIDDEVGQATSEEVLDALRELAQRQQRVYKITQDNVLGKNQ, encoded by the coding sequence ATGATCAAGGTACGCATTTTTTCGCTTACGGCGTCTGCGGTCACCGTCTTTCTATCTCTCGCCGCTTGTGTGTCGGCTCAGGACGCTGGTGACGCCGCCGCGGCCAAGCCCGAATCGGCCTTGGCCGAACGTCAGGCCCGTCTGGCCCAGGGATACTCGCGCCTCGAAGATCTGATGATCAAAATGGCCGAGATTGATGAGATCGAAAACCCGGAGCGAGCCAAGCTCCTTCGCGAAGCGGCCCACTCTAGCAAAGACAAGCTGATCAAGTCGCAGCTCGAATCGCTGGTTGCCATTCTGGGGGACGGCAAACTGAAACGGGCGGTCGACGGCCAGAAGGACGTCGCCAAAGACCTCAACAACCTGCTGCAGCTGCTGCAAAGCGAAAACCGCGACGACGAACTGAAGTCGGAACAAGAGCGGATCCGCCAATACATCAAAGACACCAAGAAGCTTCTCAACCGCCAGCGCAGCCTGCAGGGTCGGACCGAAGGGGGCGATAACACGGAGCGTCTTGCCGACGGGCAAGATCAGCTGTCGCAAGACGCCGCCAAGCTCGCCCAGCGGATGAAAGAAAACGAAGAGCCGGAATCGGGTGACGGCCAGTCGCCCGAGGGCGAACCTTCCGAAGGCGAAGGAGAGCAGCAGCCTGGCGAGCAAAAGCCAGGCGAAGAAGGGGACTCGAAACCGAGCGAAGGCGAGATGGAACCTTCCGAAGGTTCCGATTCGAAACCGGGCGAGAATCAATCAGGCGAAAACAAGCCGGGTGAAGATGGGGAGCCGAAAGAGTCCGGCGAACCGAAACCTGGTGAGCAAAAACCGGGTGAGCCACAGTCGGGCGAACCGATGCCCGGTCAGCCGCAAGAAGGCAAACCTCAGCAAGGCCAGCCCCAACAGGGTCAGCCGCAGCAGGGCCAACCCCAACAAGGCGAGCCGCAAGAAGGACAACAACAAGACCAACAACAGCAGCAACAGCCTGACTTCCCGGCTCGCAAGCGAGTCGAAGAAGCGCAGCGTCGCATGCAAGAGGCGAAGAAGAAGCTCGACGAGAAAAAGACGCCTGAGGCGATCGAAGAGCAGAAAGAGGCCGAACGCGAATTAGCCAAGGCGATCGCCGAGCTCGAAGAAGTGCTGCGTCAGCTGCGGGAAGAAGAAATCGAACGCGTGCTGGCTCGCCTGGAAGCCCGCTTCACCAAGATGCTAGAAATGCAGCTGAAGGTGTACGACGATTCAGAGCGACTGTCGCAAGTTCCCGAAGAACAACGCGGCGCCGCCGAAGACATTCAGGCCGGCAAGCTCGCCTTCGCCGAAAAGCAGATCGTGCTCGAAGCGGACAAGGCGCTGACCTTGCTGCAGGAAGAAGGCTCGTCGATCGCCTTCCCCGAAGCTCTGCAGCAGATGCGCGACGATATGGAAAACATCGCCGGTCGGCTGAGCCAGTCGAAGGTTGATCCGCTGACGTTGACGCTGGAACAAGACGTGATCGACAGCCTGGAAGAAATGCTGGAAGCCTTGAAGCAGGCCCAGAAAGAACAGGAAGAACGTCAGCAGCAACAACAACAGCAACAGCAGCAACAAGGCTCGCCGCAAGACGAAGCCCTGGTCAACCAGATTCAAGAGCTGAAGCTGATCAAATCGATGCAGGTCCGCATCAACAAACGGACCGAACGTTACGCCAAGCTGCTTCGCAACATCGATGACGAAGTCGGTCAGGCGACCAGCGAGGAAGTCCTCGACGCGCTGCGCGAACTCGCCCAGCGGCAACAACGGGTCTACAAAATCACGCAAGACAACGTTCTGGGGAAAAACCAATGA
- a CDS encoding vWA domain-containing protein: MLLLAQNDAATRTTYEFSRLAEMTQWSHWALLVAIVVLFISFVGWLYRRDTAELSRPIRWTLTGLRLAALVGLLLFFFNLEKKTESELHENSRVVVLVDTSQSMALANSIESGSSPRYEQIVSKFAEGELLEQLRQQHDVLVYQFDQTAQPTELAVFRRPQTETISDTEDSAETQARFRSARMLLLISFGVVAISLLAYLIALATRNMAPSWRETAAAWAMVGAFALVVGASLAATANLRAPELSLRQLAMGDLSIDAKQAAEPETSEDEQQAAPTYADIDWLEKLRPRGIETRIGDAIAQIVQQERGRPIAGILLLSDGVSNGGLEIREAIQIAADSETPVFPIGLGPSERPINLRVVDLEAPSRVFPNDAFQITGYIQAFASKTDFINVQLASGTTDSDGTFREEALEGEARRVQLGADGAVVATTFDVTPESLGERTYQLRILSPAGSDQDTSDDQKDVKVQVIQRKNRILLMAGGPSRDFRFLRNQLYRDKDVELHVYLQSGKPGISQESDELLFEFPNDAADLFENYDCIVAFDPDWSQLTLPQAELLERWVAEKAGGLIVTTGPVFTAEWASQRRGDPVVDVVKQLYPVSFHSRGTSAGLDRFGSEKAWPLVFTPEGQSRSFLWLGNDGSTSASRWEEFPGVYGYYAVRDKKEGASILARYNDPDASLGDDPPIYMASQFYGAGRVFFMASSEMWRIRALHEGYFEQFYTKLIRYVSQGRLLRDSSRGVLLTNKDRLLIGETVEVRAHLTDAKHEPLTDPIVKAMVSRPDGRRDELTLTQAEQGGKGQYHGQFTPLIEGDFHIELQLAGGGDDSLLTRDIRVRLPDKEIERPERDDVAMRQIAEGTGGVYYVGMDAALGKSPLPAVYLPATLPPQDMYTALPDLVDRNFDRLLRTWLLGLICGVLALEWLTRRLLKLA; this comes from the coding sequence ATGTTGTTGCTCGCCCAAAACGACGCCGCCACCCGCACGACTTACGAGTTCTCGCGATTGGCCGAGATGACGCAATGGAGTCACTGGGCGCTGCTGGTCGCGATCGTCGTGTTGTTTATCAGCTTCGTCGGTTGGCTCTATCGCCGCGACACGGCCGAACTGTCGCGGCCGATTCGCTGGACATTGACCGGGCTTCGCCTGGCCGCTTTGGTAGGCCTGCTGCTGTTCTTTTTCAATCTCGAAAAGAAGACCGAAAGCGAACTGCACGAGAACTCACGCGTCGTCGTGCTGGTCGACACCAGCCAAAGCATGGCGTTGGCCAACAGCATCGAAAGCGGTTCGTCGCCGCGATACGAACAAATCGTCAGCAAGTTCGCCGAAGGAGAACTGCTCGAACAACTTCGCCAACAGCATGACGTACTGGTCTACCAGTTCGATCAAACCGCTCAACCGACCGAACTGGCCGTCTTCCGCCGTCCGCAGACCGAAACGATCTCCGACACCGAAGACTCGGCCGAAACGCAGGCCCGCTTCCGCTCGGCTCGGATGCTGCTACTCATCAGCTTTGGCGTGGTGGCGATCAGTTTGCTCGCCTACCTGATCGCGTTAGCGACCCGCAACATGGCGCCCAGTTGGCGCGAGACCGCCGCCGCGTGGGCGATGGTCGGCGCGTTTGCGTTGGTCGTCGGCGCTTCGCTCGCCGCGACCGCTAATCTGCGAGCCCCGGAACTGAGCCTACGTCAATTGGCGATGGGAGATCTATCAATCGACGCCAAACAAGCGGCCGAACCAGAAACCAGCGAAGACGAACAACAAGCGGCGCCCACCTACGCCGACATCGATTGGCTCGAGAAACTGCGTCCCCGCGGGATCGAAACTCGCATCGGCGACGCCATCGCCCAGATCGTGCAGCAAGAGCGCGGTCGCCCGATTGCCGGCATCTTGCTGCTGTCGGACGGGGTGAGCAACGGCGGTCTCGAAATTCGCGAAGCGATCCAGATCGCCGCCGATTCCGAAACGCCCGTCTTCCCGATTGGGCTTGGTCCGTCCGAGCGGCCGATCAACCTGCGGGTGGTCGACCTGGAGGCCCCGTCGCGTGTCTTCCCCAACGACGCCTTCCAGATCACCGGCTACATTCAGGCCTTCGCCTCCAAAACCGATTTCATCAACGTCCAGCTCGCCTCCGGTACGACCGACTCGGACGGCACGTTCCGCGAAGAGGCGCTCGAAGGCGAAGCCCGACGCGTGCAACTGGGCGCCGATGGCGCGGTGGTCGCCACGACGTTTGACGTCACGCCGGAGTCGCTGGGGGAACGAACCTATCAGCTGCGGATCCTCTCGCCGGCCGGTTCGGACCAAGACACCAGCGACGACCAGAAAGACGTCAAGGTGCAAGTCATTCAGCGGAAGAACCGCATCCTGCTGATGGCCGGCGGTCCGTCCCGCGACTTCCGCTTTTTGCGGAACCAGCTGTACCGCGACAAAGATGTCGAACTGCACGTATACCTGCAGAGCGGCAAGCCGGGCATCTCGCAAGAGTCGGATGAGTTGCTGTTTGAATTTCCCAACGACGCCGCCGACCTGTTTGAAAACTACGACTGCATCGTGGCGTTCGATCCCGATTGGTCGCAGCTGACCTTGCCGCAAGCCGAACTGCTCGAGCGGTGGGTCGCCGAAAAGGCAGGCGGTTTGATCGTCACCACCGGTCCAGTCTTCACCGCCGAGTGGGCCAGCCAACGTCGCGGCGATCCGGTGGTCGACGTCGTCAAGCAACTCTACCCGGTCTCGTTCCACAGCCGCGGCACTTCGGCCGGCTTGGATCGCTTCGGTTCGGAGAAAGCCTGGCCGCTGGTCTTTACGCCGGAAGGTCAGTCGCGATCGTTCCTGTGGCTCGGCAACGACGGTTCGACCAGCGCCTCGCGGTGGGAAGAGTTTCCTGGCGTCTACGGCTACTATGCGGTTCGCGACAAGAAAGAAGGCGCCTCGATCCTGGCTCGCTACAACGATCCCGACGCTTCCCTCGGCGATGATCCGCCGATTTACATGGCGTCGCAGTTCTACGGCGCCGGCCGCGTCTTCTTCATGGCCAGCTCTGAGATGTGGCGTATCCGGGCGCTGCACGAAGGCTACTTTGAGCAGTTCTATACCAAGCTGATCCGCTACGTCTCGCAGGGGCGGTTGCTGCGCGATTCGAGCCGCGGCGTTTTGCTGACCAACAAAGATCGCCTGCTGATTGGCGAAACGGTTGAAGTCCGGGCTCACCTGACCGACGCCAAGCATGAGCCGCTGACCGATCCGATCGTCAAAGCGATGGTGAGCCGGCCTGACGGTCGTCGCGACGAGCTGACGCTGACTCAGGCCGAGCAGGGAGGAAAAGGGCAATATCATGGCCAGTTCACCCCGCTGATCGAAGGGGACTTCCATATCGAACTGCAATTGGCGGGCGGCGGCGACGACTCGCTGCTGACGCGGGACATCCGCGTTCGCCTGCCCGACAAAGAGATTGAACGCCCGGAACGTGACGATGTTGCGATGCGACAAATCGCGGAAGGGACCGGCGGCGTCTACTACGTAGGGATGGACGCCGCGCTTGGCAAATCGCCGCTGCCGGCGGTCTATTTGCCGGCGACGCTCCCCCCGCAAGACATGTACACGGCGCTGCCTGACCTGGTCGACCGCAATTTTGACCGGTTACTGCGCACCTGGCTGCTAGGCTTGATCTGCGGCGTGTTGGCCCTGGAATGGCTGACGCGGCGGCTGTTGAAACTCGCGTAA